The Thermothelomyces thermophilus ATCC 42464 chromosome 4, complete sequence region gaAAGGAGATAACATCTGGTTCGGGTCGCACGGGTGCCAGGGTTGGGAAGGGGCGGGGGAGGGAGAAAAAGGCTTATTATGAGGCGTGCGAGTCCGCTTCGCATGCGTATGAAAATGCAGTTTTCCGTTTCTCGTTcgtctctctctttctccctctctctccagTCCCAAGCTGACCTCGGAAGGGTGGAAGGGTGGCCTGTCGCTGAATGGAGCTCACCCCCAACCTCTCCCCACGCACTCGCAGGCCACACCGCCATCGTACGCGTGCTCCtctcccgcccccgccccctccCCGGCTTCAAGAGTGCTTGGCTCCTTATTAGCCCATCTTGTTATATAAGCCGAAGCTTTCTTGGCGCGACTAGGCGTGAGAGATCGTCCACTCGATTCGGCCCCTGCCGTACCCCACGCTTTACCTGTTCGAGAACGAGGGTGGTCTGGTGTAAGTCGATCCGGGGGACGGATTGGACCACTAGGTCATAGGTACACCACACGAGGTGCATCTTAATACACTCGGTGCAATCCAACTTGGTGGACTGAGAAGGAGGCATATCGGTCCTTTTGGCGGCATATTAAATCCGAACCTCTCCTCTCTTCTCTTGGATCACCCCCAGCTCTTCTCGCGCTTCCATCCCGACCTTTTTTAGTTTTCTCCTtctgttttctttttttttttatctaGCGATACCATCTTGTTTTTGGTCCTTGATACTCGCCAGCTGTGTTGGACGAGATCATCCAAGATGGCGCAAGGTAAGTGAGAGATTTCTCCGAGCGTATTCGAAAGGAAAGCATATTCAGTTCTGAGGCTAACTTCCGTCCTCCCCCGCGAGCAACAGACAGTTACCTCTACGCCCTCAGCTCCAACAATGCCTGGGCAGGCTACAAAGCGCACCAGAACCCAAACTTCTTCCCGAAGCTCGCAAGTGGACAATCTCCACAAATCCGTAAGTCCTCCTCACCCCCTCCCTCTTGTCTTgaagagagaaaaaagaGATGGGCGAAAGGTAGAGATAGTGGGAATGAGGATATGAGTGCTCGCGTGTGACGGGATGATGATTAACCCACCAACCAGTCTGGCTCGGCTGCTCCGACTCGCGCTGCCCAGAGACGACGATTCTGGGCCTGCAGCCGGGCGACGTCTTTACGCACCGCAACGTGGCCAACATTGTCTCGCCGACCGACATCAACACGGCGGCGGTCATCGAGTATGCGGTCGCGCACCTGCGCGTCCGCCACATAGTGCTGTGCGGCCACACGGcctgcggcggcgccgcggccgcgctggcctcctcctctgatggcggcggcggcggcggaaacAAGAGGCTCGGAGGGGTGCTCGACACGTGGCTGACGCCGCTGCGGGCGCTGCGGTCCGCCCACCGCGAGGCGCTGGACGCGATCGCGGACGACGCCGCCCGGGCGGTCCGGCTGGCTGAGCTCAACGTCGAGGCCGGGGTGCGCGTACTGATGGAGAATGAGGTGGTGCGGGAGGCGGTGCGGGACCGCGGGCTCGAGGTGCACGGGTGCCTGTTCGATATAGGGAGCGGGAGGATCCGGGACCTCGGGATTGGGACGAGGCCCAAGCGGACCGTCCGGGGGTCCGGGACCGAAAGCGAGGAGGTGAGGGGAACACATGGGCAGCTGGTGTTTAACGGCAGTGGCGCGTCTCTGGCGGTGCGGTGAGTTAGGTTCTTGGGACTGGCAGGTTTTGTCCTTTGTGGTAGGAGCATGTACATCATGGGCATTTGTTCTGTTCGAGTCAGGAGTCCTGGGGAGGATGGTGGCTTGCTTTCATTTCGATGGCGTAGTGTTCAGATGTTAACTGGGTATCTCCCTTAAGTCGTTTCTTCCACGGCTTGATAGCTTGATCTAAGCCCGTTTCTCGCTGGTCAAACGTGTGTATCTGTCGCTGGCGGACGTCACCCCACTAATTGGCATTGACGAGTAAGGTCAGGGTTGCTAGAATCCCGGGATATGGGTGCCGATGCCCTTCTGCTTCGCAAATTCTATGATGTGCATGCCGATGGACAGATCCATCAGTCCCAGGCCGACGCTCTTGTAGATGACGTTTCCGGTCTGGAGCCACTGCTCCAAACTGTCCCTCTTTGTGTCGCGGGCTCTTTCGCTGAGTCCCTTGGGGACCAATAGTTCTCCAAGCCTATAGTTTGTGTGTCAGCCTCGTGATGGGAGCAGCAAGAGGCGATGAAGGGAAGAAGCGTACTCGACCAACTGCTCCGGCTTCACTCCGACGTCGATGAGCTCTCCAGCCTCCTTCAACGCGCCTTCGATGGTATCAACCACCACGACCCCGGCCTCCCTCTCCCCCTTGGGCGTGAGAGCCTGCCTGACCAGCTCGCGCGGAAGCTCCCTCATCTGGGGCGTGTAGCTCCCGATCGCGACAACCAGCCGCGTCTTGTCGCCGCCCAGCGTCGCCGCGTCAAACAGCGGCTCGGTGGACGGCGTGCAGCAGAAGACCGCGTCCGCCTCCCGCAGCAGCTCCGTGAGCCGCGTAGCGTACCCTTCCTCATCCCCGCCCAGCACGCCAAACTCGCACCCGGCCCACCCCTCCCGCTCCCTAACCTCTGCGGGCACGCCCTCGGCTAGCTGCTTTGCCACCGCCGGCAGGGCCGATTTGCGTGGCCGCACCCCATCACTTCtttcctgctcctcctcggaATTAACATCACCGCTATCGGTAGTAGTAGTGGTAGTCGTGACACCTGGCCCAGAGCGGCACACAAAGACCACACGGCGGACGTCAGGACCGCGGGCAAGTAGGGCCAGACGCGCGTGCCAGTAGGCCTGCCCACCGCGGCCAAAGACGACGATGGTGCGGAGGGGCGCGGAGCGGCGACGGACCAGGGCGAGCGAGGCCAGAGCCGTGCGGAAGCCGGTCAGCACGCTGGCATGCAGCAGGCCCAGGGGGGCGCCAGCCCGGTCGAAGAGGGCAATGGCGCCTGTGGGGCGGATCACGGCCGGTTTCGGCTGCGCTGTGCCGGTGGTAGTGGCAGCAGCTTCTTCGGgttttgctgctgctgctgatgaCGCTGAAGTGAGAGTGATAACTTTGTGTTTTAATACCCCCGCCGAGGGTGGAATGTTAGCTTTAAATCATGGGGGAAAAGAAGCGGTTGATGAGGAAAGGAGCAGAGGGCCCTTCGTAAGTACAAACATCATACCCTTGACAGCGTTGCCGGCCGAGTTGCACGACGGCATGAACAGGGTGGTCGCCCCCGTGTCGGCGCGGCGGACCGAGATGCGCTCGGGCTGGCGGGTGTCTGacgcctcgccctcgccctcgccctcgccctcgccttgGGCGCCGGTCGAGTACTCGTACAGGGTCGACGCGAGGGCCTCACCGAAACCTTCGAGCTCGTCGAGCGTCAGGTTCTCGAGCAGGGACCGGATCTCGTCGTCGGTTAGGATTGTGAGCGTCATGTTGGCGGGAGTGTGCGGAAGAGCAAGAATTGGGTGTGCCGTTGTTCATCGGCTGCTATTGTGATTGTTGTTCTCTCCGGTCTGTTGACCAGTTCGAGAGATGCTCGGTGCTGGCGCCGGGTTCCTTCGGCCTCGGCTCCGAGGCGGATGGGCGGGTGTGCGATTTCGGCCATGCCAAGGCCGTGCTTGGCCGGAGACGGCGACGACCTCTGCAACGACCTCTGCAAGCGAAGGCCATTTGGTCAGGCTACCCAGAAATTGTGCACTTTTTTGATCTTCGGCCAAAAGACAGATTTGAAAGGAACAAAATGACAAAATTGACTCGGCTGGCTTCCTTTAGCATTAACTATTACAGAGGTTTCAGGGTCGAGCAGCGCGCCTCCTGATACGAGATGTATATCTTGCCTCACAGAAAAAGAACTCAGTCTGGATTGGTAAAATCACGCTGCTCAAAGCAGTAACTGACAGTATTACCATAACGGGAAATGGACTCAAAAAGAACCTCAGGTAGCCCGCAGAGTCACACTTCGCCATGGCAGTTTTGGCAGGAACACCAGCCAGCACCATCTTGGCCCTAAGAGGATGCCTTAGTTCTGCCTCCCGGCCCATAAAGACCTCGGAAAGCGCCTTCCTAAGAACCAGTTTTAGAGGGTCCCTGAGGCGCAGGCAAGAGCAACATAGAACATTCCTACTCCAATCCGTCATCTCTTTCAACACCGCAGTAGGTTCTAGTTTGAGCCACCAAGTCTCGGTCACCCATTGTATTGATGAGTTACCTGCTTCGTAGTATATCTTCGTTTCGCGCTTTATCATGGGCCTCCTAACCACGTTCAACGACCAGCACAAGAAGAGGGCACCCTCAGGTTGCAGCAGGTAACCCCCAATTTCAAGGACATCGCTGGCAAGATGACCTGTCTCGGTTCCCTGCGGTGAGTCACCGTCGGAGATACGCTACGGCACCCTTGGTTTCGAGGCACCGTCAAACGTGTGTTTGgagaaagaggggggggTTTGTGGATGTGGTTCAATGAGGCCCCATAGGGTATCAAATACCCGAAGGGATACTTATATCGAATGCTTTATCCTAGAGGCCGCTCAGTTGAAGAGTTTGCTAACTTGCTCATCCCCATAATAGGGGCACTGAGTAGCCTAACGCCCTCCACTCTGTTTGGACCTAAGGCTACGCCATCTAGCTATAACCTCAGATAGGTAGCTTCCCGAGAAACTTAAGTAAGGAATTAAACTCtcttctaggtagtttaGGATCCTGACCACGTTTCAGTACTTAGGTCGGCCGAGGTTGGGGAATCTCCGGCGATGAGATGAGCATTTTTGCCCTTCTCGTCACTGTCATCTTCCCCCGGTATTAAGGCACGCGTTAATGCTTCTTGCGCACCAGACAAGAGACGAGCCTTGACCGTTCTCGATTCCGAATCTCCCGGAGCAAAACAGCGGAGTGGCGCCTCAGCTTGCTCACTGCACACCCCAAGCATTGGCATCTGCATGAGCCAGCTCGTGTCGAGCTGACGACTAGCCCCATGGCTAGCTGCATCTCGGGCATGCAGCCTTTAGAAGCCAGCCAACACGACGCAGGAAGGGCGTGACACCAACAGTTTAGGTGGCAAAAGGCCAGGAAATGGCCAAGCTGGGAGGTGAAGTGGGCAATCCCGACGCCCCGGGCGCTCAGCGCAACGTGCTGTTTTCCACCTAATTACGCAAGCCAGCCAACCCGTGGATGACTTGCATGGAGACCTGGCTACCTAAGACAAGCAGACGCTCACGATATAAACACGGGAATGTCCTCAGCTGGGACATACGTAGCCTTGCCTTACTTTTCTGCATCTAGTCCGTGTCGCTCCGAGATAACCTCCGCTATGAAGATCAGATATgtattcctcctcttcctcggccTCGCTTCGCCTGGGGTCTCTCGGACTCTCCTGGGTATGAACAAATCTCTCGCCGGAGAAATCTCACCCGCCGCCGCGAAGCGTCAGACAGGGGAACTCCTAGCGGACCTCAGCACCCTCCCTGACGCCGCTCTGTCACCGGCGGGCTGGACGATCAAGAACATTCTGCTCGGCAACCGCGCGGCCGTATCACCGCAGGACCTGACCACCGTCTACACGGCCCCGGGACCGCTCGACAGCTCCGAATGCCGCCGCGAGACCTGCTGCGTGTGGAAGTACATCGCAGACGCCATGGCTACGTCCTTccgcgacggcgccggcagGTGTAACGAGCTCGCGCGCCAGGCGGTCCGCCTGGGCTTCCATGACGCCGGCACGTGGTCGAAGtccgcgggcggcggcggcgccgatgGGTCCGTCCTCTTGGCTCCCAGTGAGCTGGCGCGGGACGACAACCGCGCCCTCGAGGTCGTCGCGGCACAAATGGCGGCCTGGTACGCGGAGTGGCGGCCCCGCGGCGCCCGCATGGCCGACCTGATCCAGATGGGCGCGGTGGTAGCAGCCGCGTCATGCCCGCTGGGCCCCCGGGCACGCGCCTTCGTCGGGCGCAACGACAGTGCCACACCCGCCCCTCCGGACCGGCTCCCCTCGGCCGCCAACAgcgacgccgccgcgctGGCGGCGCTGTTTGCTGACAAGACGCTCAGCCTCGGCGAGCTTGTCGCCCTCGTCGGTGCCCACACCACCAGCGTTCAGCGGTTCTTCGACCCGCTCGCCGCCGGGTCCCCGCAGGACTCTACGCCGGGCGTCTGGGACACCCTCTACTACAACCAGACGGCCAGCTCGGATCCTCCGCAGGGCGTGTTTCGTTTCCCGAGCGACCTGGCGCTGTCGCAATACCCCCCCGCGCGTGAGCTGTGGCAAACATTTGCGAATGCGCAGGCTGTGTGGAATGATGTGAGCTTCATTTTGCCATGTGTATTTTTCATGCGTCTTCTTCCTTTTTCACTGGTGAGAGACAGGAAGAGACAAGGTGCTAATGCTGGCTTGCAGGACTTTGCCGCTGCGTACGTACACCTTAGCGTGCTCGGTGTTGAGCACATCAATGACCTGACAGAGTGCACCGGTGTGCTGCCATTGTCGGGTTGAGTGAGGAGTATATACAGTACAATGCATTGTTCCCTGTCCTCCGTACGCAAGATTTGCTTGGTGGTTATGATAGGGAAAACAAGGGGGCCAAACCTTTACGAAACGAAACTCGAAGAAGACAAAGGAGGACTTCTCCATTCGAGGTTTGCTGTTTGGTTTGGATTGATATCTGTCACTTCTGA contains the following coding sequences:
- a CDS encoding carbonic anhydrase-like protein (hypothetical carbonic anhydrase), translated to MAQDSYLYALSSNNAWAGYKAHQNPNFFPKLASGQSPQILWLGCSDSRCPETTILGLQPGDVFTHRNVANIVSPTDINTAAVIEYAVAHLRVRHIVLCGHTACGGAAAALASSSDGGGGGGNKRLGGVLDTWLTPLRALRSAHREALDAIADDAARAVRLAELNVEAGVRVLMENEVVREAVRDRGLEVHGCLFDIGSGRIRDLGIGTRPKRTVRGSGTESEEVRGTHGQLVFNGSGASLAVR